From Fibrobacter sp. UWB4, one genomic window encodes:
- a CDS encoding lysylphosphatidylglycerol synthase transmembrane domain-containing protein, which translates to MATDKTGTKLFVKRIIQLLVSIGGFAYIFYKIPINEVIDNWNIGMTPWILAMLVAATLVMAIQANRWKGLSVQGPEIPFKTYYAYTAMGYFFNNLLPTGFGGDAVKSLAFGKKFNQTSQSVSAVLLARIQGLLAMFLCFFIALPFALSKAEIPLVYTLIMTAASLACVIFILLCLFSDKLPIPQFISNKFSFIGKLQNSLSIYRKHKKQILLSSLDSLWLQLLTLFIAYAYFRAVRVDIDISILVVFTSITIVISMVPISLNGIGVREGTQVALFTGILGIPAPVVLSAGLLGYIPLLFQAAQGAIVLLAKKK; encoded by the coding sequence ATGGCAACCGATAAGACAGGCACAAAGCTCTTTGTCAAGCGAATAATCCAGCTTCTCGTAAGCATTGGTGGTTTTGCCTACATATTCTACAAAATTCCCATAAACGAGGTCATCGACAACTGGAACATCGGCATGACGCCATGGATTTTGGCAATGCTTGTCGCGGCAACGCTTGTCATGGCCATCCAGGCGAACCGCTGGAAAGGACTTTCAGTACAAGGTCCAGAGATTCCATTCAAGACTTACTACGCCTACACCGCCATGGGTTACTTCTTCAACAACCTGCTCCCGACCGGTTTTGGCGGCGACGCCGTGAAGTCCCTTGCATTTGGAAAGAAATTTAACCAGACAAGCCAATCTGTTTCGGCGGTATTGCTAGCCCGCATCCAAGGACTCCTGGCCATGTTCCTCTGCTTTTTTATTGCACTTCCTTTTGCGCTGAGCAAAGCCGAAATTCCATTAGTCTACACCTTAATCATGACGGCAGCAAGCCTTGCTTGCGTCATCTTTATTTTACTTTGCCTTTTCTCAGATAAATTGCCCATTCCACAATTTATCAGCAACAAATTCTCGTTCATAGGCAAATTGCAGAATAGCCTTTCTATATATAGAAAGCACAAAAAACAAATCCTGCTTTCATCCCTCGATTCGCTGTGGCTACAGCTATTGACATTGTTTATAGCTTACGCCTATTTTCGGGCTGTCAGAGTCGATATCGACATCAGCATTCTAGTTGTATTCACAAGCATCACAATTGTCATCTCGATGGTCCCGATTTCACTCAACGGCATTGGCGTCCGCGAAGGGACGCAAGTGGCGCTGTTCACGGGGATTCTCGGGATTCCGGCACCGGTCGTGTTATCCGCCGGGCTGCTGGGCTACATCCCGCTACTGTTCCAGGCAGCTCAAGGAGCAATCGTGCTCCTCGCTAAAAAGAAATAA
- a CDS encoding lipid-A-disaccharide synthase, translating into MQNANEENSPYILFCAGEDSGDMIGAEMVAVAVQQGFKVVGVGGPLMQENGLQPLWDYNDLPVSGVGDVVPKYFSLKNVFEVLSDAAESRKCLGIVAIDYPGFNMKLARLAKKWGKPMLYVAPPQVWAWKSKRASLFKQANNIRLAVFFDIEAKAYKQMGVETVRVKHPIAGWIYDQVEPRSDMLILPGSRRDSALRNLPSFVTVAEKYRNVWADRNLGPLPDVVVVASREHLEVPLLVALESLYDGRLPSWLKVVVAPKRISDRLNFYSCYSAAITSFGTSTLEMACVGIPFAACIVPDFLTYAMGKFMVKSEFLSLPNAIFGCGVTPEFIIRHKLNDRMAEAIIDALFQQDIGTADEIALRLRKALDVGKTSSELMSEFLAQFLKR; encoded by the coding sequence GTGCAAAACGCTAACGAAGAAAATTCTCCTTATATCCTCTTCTGTGCAGGAGAGGACTCCGGCGACATGATTGGCGCCGAGATGGTGGCTGTTGCTGTACAGCAGGGCTTTAAAGTCGTTGGTGTCGGTGGACCGCTGATGCAGGAGAATGGGCTTCAGCCCTTGTGGGACTACAATGATCTCCCGGTTTCGGGTGTGGGCGATGTAGTGCCGAAGTATTTTTCGTTAAAGAACGTTTTTGAAGTCTTGAGCGATGCCGCAGAATCGAGAAAGTGCCTTGGTATTGTGGCGATTGACTATCCTGGATTTAACATGAAGCTTGCGCGCCTTGCCAAAAAGTGGGGCAAACCCATGCTCTATGTGGCACCTCCGCAAGTCTGGGCCTGGAAATCCAAGCGGGCGAGCCTCTTTAAGCAGGCAAACAATATCCGCTTGGCGGTGTTCTTCGATATCGAAGCGAAGGCGTATAAGCAGATGGGCGTTGAAACGGTTCGCGTCAAGCACCCGATTGCAGGCTGGATTTATGATCAGGTCGAACCCCGGTCTGATATGCTGATCTTGCCGGGAAGCCGCCGTGATAGTGCGCTGCGCAACTTGCCTTCATTTGTGACCGTGGCGGAAAAATACCGCAATGTGTGGGCGGACCGCAATTTGGGACCTCTGCCGGATGTGGTGGTGGTGGCTTCGCGTGAGCATTTGGAAGTCCCGCTTCTGGTTGCCCTGGAATCGCTCTATGATGGCCGCTTGCCTAGCTGGCTGAAGGTTGTTGTGGCGCCCAAGCGCATCAGTGACCGGTTGAACTTTTATTCATGCTATTCGGCGGCAATTACATCGTTTGGTACGAGTACTCTTGAAATGGCTTGCGTCGGGATTCCGTTTGCAGCATGCATTGTGCCGGACTTTCTCACATACGCGATGGGCAAGTTCATGGTCAAGTCGGAGTTCTTGTCGCTCCCGAATGCGATTTTTGGCTGCGGCGTGACTCCGGAATTTATCATTCGCCATAAGCTGAACGACCGCATGGCAGAGGCGATTATCGATGCTCTGTTCCAGCAGGACATTGGGACTGCTGATGAAATCGCCTTGCGTCTCCGCAAGGCTCTGGATGTCGGTAAGACTTCTAGTGAACTAATGTCTGAATTTCTTGCTCAGTTCCTCAAGCGTTAA
- a CDS encoding glycosyltransferase family 1 protein, which yields MNNTGKKDLEKAPRIAIDARMVNKSGIGTCIQHWLKDVGYTIALGDPKELNSYNNIPKHIPFISSIYGYKEQFKFPYRALYREKPDILHVPHCNVPLFYRGKMLVTIHDLTHLVYPEFLPFKLVHYYFKFIFWFVSKRADKIITVSESTKRDLLRFYKMDESKITVIPLGVGKEFVKKSPIEIDYLYDKFNIPRNKKILLYVGNLLPHKNLNKLLEGFSQMHGRENCRLVLVGKAFDGRSKATCEKELGIEEFTIHAGMVSQEDLVNFYNLADLFVLPSLYEGFGLPVLESLACGTPVVCSNTSSLPEVGGKVAKYFDPEDASSIACALENSIDDKGKHNDEIVEWVSHFTWEACAQKIKAQLCALYKE from the coding sequence ATGAACAATACCGGTAAAAAAGACCTAGAAAAAGCACCAAGAATCGCCATCGATGCGCGAATGGTCAACAAGTCCGGTATTGGCACATGCATCCAGCACTGGCTTAAAGATGTAGGTTACACAATAGCTCTTGGCGACCCTAAAGAACTGAATTCCTACAACAACATTCCCAAGCACATCCCCTTTATCAGCAGCATTTACGGCTACAAAGAGCAGTTCAAATTTCCATACCGAGCACTTTATCGAGAGAAGCCCGATATTTTGCACGTTCCACACTGCAATGTACCATTATTCTACCGCGGCAAGATGCTCGTCACCATCCACGACCTCACACACCTGGTCTATCCCGAGTTTTTACCGTTCAAGCTCGTCCACTATTATTTCAAGTTCATTTTCTGGTTTGTCAGCAAGCGTGCCGACAAGATTATCACCGTTTCCGAAAGCACCAAGCGCGACCTTTTGCGATTCTACAAAATGGACGAATCCAAAATTACGGTCATCCCGCTTGGTGTTGGCAAGGAATTTGTCAAAAAATCACCTATAGAAATCGATTATCTGTACGACAAATTCAACATCCCTCGCAACAAGAAGATCTTGCTCTACGTCGGGAACTTGCTCCCGCACAAGAACTTGAACAAGCTTTTAGAGGGCTTTTCTCAAATGCATGGGCGTGAAAATTGCCGTCTCGTGCTTGTCGGGAAAGCCTTTGACGGCCGTTCCAAAGCGACTTGCGAAAAAGAACTCGGCATTGAAGAATTCACAATCCACGCGGGAATGGTCTCACAAGAAGACCTCGTGAACTTCTACAACCTCGCTGACCTCTTTGTATTGCCATCACTGTACGAGGGCTTTGGCCTCCCCGTGCTCGAATCGCTCGCTTGCGGCACACCCGTAGTCTGTTCCAACACATCTTCACTCCCAGAAGTGGGCGGCAAAGTCGCCAAGTACTTCGACCCAGAAGACGCCTCCAGCATCGCCTGCGCACTCGAGAATTCCATCGACGACAAGGGCAAACATAACGATGAAATTGTGGAATGGGTCAGCCATTTCACATGGGAAGCTTGCGCTCAAAAAATAAAGGCGCAACTTTGCGCCTTGTATAAAGAATAA
- a CDS encoding LamG-like jellyroll fold domain-containing protein: MSGKMTKWLAGSLMAMGAFVAGCSDTNSSDPFASTVNDGVYLKNDAKDMWARIDERGSIASYFDSLSKEEGAPVIGTSTRSNIRCEAPALKMDDNTRYLDELESLFDEGEQVEGVCGKALKLSDGQVAPLGVNLIDSMSVGTVEFWFRPNADFFDKNARTLLGNDGARIHFFYKKGELFFQKNHHNQHYFVQGKAVLKENDWNLIAGQWGNGYMSLWLNGELVGYWEHDKGYVPAQRDIPFENLVVIGYKSRCCMEGPGQYEAMTTSGSFDQFRISNINRYTLPDSVTAKANPVDEKDTIFKIDTVATDTVKKGDITCKTSALVMDEKTLYFDELDAEYEEGTLVDGVCGKAVSLKDGESIQTGINLIDEMPAGTVEFWFRPGKDFDEKSARTLLGNDGSRVHFFVKDGKLIFQKNHADIHYYVQAPVQFNNDWNLIAGQWGDGFLSIWVNGEMIASKVHVEGYEPAQRGIEGENLIVVGRKSSCCMEGPGQYSRLTTSGDFDQLRISSVTRYEVKVEEAPVDSDKPEFVIDTTVVDSL, from the coding sequence ATGAGTGGAAAGATGACAAAATGGCTGGCTGGATCCCTGATGGCAATGGGAGCGTTCGTTGCAGGATGCTCTGATACCAACTCTTCAGATCCGTTTGCATCTACCGTAAACGATGGCGTTTATTTGAAGAATGATGCTAAGGACATGTGGGCTCGAATCGATGAACGCGGCAGTATTGCCAGCTACTTCGATTCCCTTTCAAAGGAGGAAGGTGCTCCTGTTATTGGAACTTCGACTCGTTCTAATATCCGTTGCGAAGCCCCGGCCCTTAAAATGGATGATAACACCCGCTATCTCGACGAACTGGAATCCCTTTTTGACGAAGGTGAACAGGTCGAGGGCGTTTGCGGAAAGGCTCTCAAGCTGAGTGACGGTCAGGTTGCTCCGCTTGGCGTGAATTTGATTGATTCTATGAGTGTTGGAACAGTCGAATTCTGGTTCCGCCCGAATGCAGACTTCTTTGACAAGAATGCAAGAACGCTTCTTGGCAATGATGGTGCTAGAATCCATTTCTTTTACAAGAAGGGAGAACTCTTCTTCCAGAAAAACCATCACAACCAGCATTATTTTGTGCAGGGCAAGGCCGTGCTTAAGGAAAATGACTGGAACTTGATTGCTGGCCAATGGGGAAATGGCTACATGAGCTTGTGGCTCAATGGCGAACTTGTCGGTTATTGGGAGCATGACAAGGGCTATGTGCCGGCTCAGCGTGATATTCCGTTTGAAAATCTCGTCGTGATCGGTTATAAGTCCCGTTGCTGCATGGAAGGTCCTGGGCAGTACGAGGCTATGACCACGTCGGGTTCTTTCGACCAGTTCCGTATCTCGAATATCAATCGTTACACCTTGCCGGATTCTGTGACGGCTAAGGCAAATCCGGTTGACGAAAAGGATACGATTTTCAAAATAGATACAGTTGCAACGGATACCGTAAAGAAGGGCGATATCACTTGCAAGACTTCTGCTCTTGTTATGGACGAGAAGACTCTTTATTTTGATGAACTGGATGCGGAATACGAAGAAGGTACGCTGGTGGATGGCGTCTGCGGTAAGGCAGTTTCCCTCAAGGATGGTGAAAGCATCCAGACGGGGATTAACCTGATCGACGAAATGCCTGCTGGCACGGTGGAATTCTGGTTCCGTCCGGGCAAGGATTTCGATGAAAAGTCTGCCCGTACGCTCCTTGGTAATGATGGTTCCCGTGTTCACTTCTTTGTGAAGGACGGCAAGCTTATTTTCCAGAAGAACCATGCTGATATTCACTACTATGTACAAGCTCCGGTTCAGTTCAATAATGACTGGAATTTGATTGCGGGTCAGTGGGGTGATGGTTTCTTGAGTATCTGGGTCAATGGAGAAATGATTGCAAGTAAGGTGCATGTAGAAGGTTACGAACCTGCTCAGCGTGGTATTGAAGGTGAAAACCTCATCGTGGTTGGTCGCAAGTCTAGCTGCTGCATGGAAGGTCCGGGTCAGTATAGTCGCTTGACGACTTCTGGTGATTTTGACCAGCTTAGAATCTCCTCTGTGACGCGCTACGAAGTCAAGGTTGAGGAAGCTCCGGTTGATTCCGATAAGCCAGAATTCGTGATTGACACGACTGTGGTTGATTCTCTCTAG
- a CDS encoding bifunctional 2-polyprenyl-6-hydroxyphenol methylase/3-demethylubiquinol 3-O-methyltransferase UbiG produces MYRNKIRYDVATLVPKDAKSVLEIGAGAGMNYVIYPKDSYKVAIEPEERTDAQTIDKVPGGFNEYHHGFYEQYTEDRKFDLVVMCDVLEHVNDPVDLINFCKKHLNPDGHILVSLPNFICIENLLKIIITRDFRYFKPDEGEHALGVLDINHKTFWTKKSFVRFAKENGLEVERIVGIRKQLKFMPNLLSHSYFIPFQYGFLTKLKK; encoded by the coding sequence ATGTATCGCAATAAGATTCGTTATGATGTTGCTACGCTTGTCCCGAAGGATGCTAAGAGTGTTCTTGAAATTGGGGCGGGCGCCGGAATGAATTACGTTATTTATCCCAAGGATTCTTATAAGGTCGCTATCGAACCAGAAGAACGTACCGATGCGCAGACGATTGACAAGGTTCCGGGGGGCTTCAACGAATACCATCATGGATTTTATGAGCAATATACCGAGGACCGCAAGTTTGACTTGGTGGTCATGTGCGATGTCTTGGAACATGTGAACGATCCTGTAGATTTAATCAATTTCTGCAAGAAACATTTGAATCCAGATGGCCATATTCTTGTGTCGTTGCCGAATTTTATTTGCATCGAAAACCTCCTCAAGATTATTATCACGAGAGATTTCCGTTATTTTAAGCCGGACGAGGGCGAACATGCGCTTGGTGTTCTCGATATCAATCACAAGACATTCTGGACAAAGAAGAGCTTTGTGCGCTTTGCGAAAGAAAACGGTCTCGAAGTGGAACGTATCGTGGGTATCCGCAAACAGCTCAAGTTCATGCCGAACTTGTTGAGCCATTCGTACTTTATCCCGTTCCAGTACGGGTTTTTGACGAAACTTAAGAAGTAA
- a CDS encoding DNA polymerase III subunit alpha, whose product MAFVHLQTHSEFSILQASARLDDILAAAAAENAPAVALTDHGAMFGILEIQTRGKELNKKRKEQGLPPVKTVYGCHIYVDTPSASQKDPTTFERLTLLVENEKGYYNLLRIVSYRYEDGERWAEIPSVPLETINEFKEGIIAIAGDYFSRYGQNVASGRDSLALEYMDRLNEIFDHDHLYISVCDNGIPQQKHVNEFNVELAKKYGREVVAVGDVHYIKPEDATSHKILRCISLKVTLNGFEDKRFPTEKFYFRTEKEMVELFGHIPGAIENTVKIAERCNFTVKTGIGDEFWPRFKIPDEFLASEEYQNIKAIMKAEYDAEYPVVRERELKGVIKDRKKKVKANYCAEKGIAEDALTDADNAEIDRLSQPEFFDADDNKAWDKNVHRWCKPGGDADIYITHLCNERLKWRFPDEDFKFPAHETNVGKRMYKELNCIRNMNVAGYLLIVWDFINWSREHGIPVGPGRGSAAGSLVTYIIGITDIDPLTFDLLFERFLNPERVSMPDIDTDFADRDRGRVIQYVTDKYGKECVGQIITYGMLKSKAVITDVARVLGIPPAEAKAITKLFPQRTLNFSLKQAWTGKDKKGNNLEDGYSPEPLQAMIGSRASYQNLWDVAKRLEDLPRQTGVHACGVVITPTPIYNLAPLYRAAPEDTPVVMYDKHYAEDIGLLKMDFLGLINLSIIQDTVKMVEQNRNIKLVMNKIPIDDKATFELLGKGLTTTVFQFESPGMQKYLRELKPTRIFDLIAMNALYRPGPIDQIPHFIARKNGKEEIDCYHPDLEQVLGETYGVIVYQEQVMKLAQILGGYSLGGADNIRRIMAKKMPEKMAKLEPEFFQKCLDKGYDKAMIQKVWDAVLPFCGYAFNKSHAAAYAYVAYQTAYLKTHYGPEYMAASMTSKMGKTEDTVTIILECKRLGIPVLSPNINTSLGVFSANTKGQILYGLAGIRNVGIAVVEDVVAERERRGIYKDIFDFCKRVAEYQAAQPEKRPPLNKKVLECLIMAGALDDLPGSRAVQCATVDRALEVAMRSQEDKAKGQVSLFDLGGPAAMPNTAEVLEEAEEWTAMEMLNKERSVLGLFLSGHPLDEFRPELTGFTSCSLSEDEITRYVGDTVVVGGVVIRMRSIETKRGDTIGSGAIQDFQGEIEMFFKKDVWERLRDTVSVDDRVLVKGVLEQQRDRDGYQIIVEEVIQLDRVRCDMVDYIHANFTVGMLTDEFLDKLEVEMKANLADEYCHGCQMVFHLEADSGFEHVVVLKKYKVVYTQELLQWLKTDLGALKVWVSNRAKR is encoded by the coding sequence ATGGCGTTCGTTCATTTACAGACTCATTCTGAATTTTCGATTTTGCAGGCTTCGGCTAGGCTTGATGATATTTTGGCGGCTGCTGCGGCAGAAAATGCACCTGCTGTTGCTTTGACGGACCATGGTGCCATGTTTGGTATTCTTGAAATCCAGACGCGTGGCAAGGAACTGAATAAAAAGCGCAAGGAACAGGGCCTCCCGCCGGTCAAGACGGTTTATGGCTGCCACATTTACGTGGATACGCCGAGCGCAAGCCAGAAAGATCCGACTACTTTTGAACGATTGACGCTCCTCGTCGAGAACGAAAAGGGCTATTACAACCTGCTTCGCATTGTGAGTTACCGCTACGAAGACGGGGAACGCTGGGCTGAAATTCCGTCCGTGCCGCTCGAGACGATTAACGAATTTAAGGAAGGCATTATCGCCATTGCGGGCGATTATTTTAGCCGTTACGGCCAGAATGTGGCTTCGGGCAGGGATTCTCTTGCGCTCGAGTACATGGACCGCCTGAACGAGATTTTTGACCACGACCACCTGTACATCTCGGTTTGCGATAACGGGATTCCGCAGCAAAAGCACGTGAACGAATTCAACGTGGAACTTGCGAAAAAGTACGGTCGTGAAGTCGTTGCCGTGGGCGATGTCCATTACATCAAGCCCGAAGACGCCACTTCGCACAAGATTCTGCGTTGCATCTCGCTCAAAGTCACGCTCAATGGTTTTGAGGACAAGCGCTTCCCGACGGAAAAGTTCTATTTCCGCACCGAGAAGGAAATGGTGGAACTGTTCGGGCATATTCCGGGCGCTATCGAGAATACGGTCAAGATTGCCGAGCGCTGTAACTTTACTGTGAAAACCGGTATCGGTGACGAGTTCTGGCCGCGTTTCAAGATTCCTGATGAATTCCTCGCTTCTGAGGAATACCAGAACATCAAGGCCATCATGAAGGCGGAATACGATGCGGAATATCCGGTCGTCCGTGAACGTGAACTCAAGGGCGTTATCAAGGACCGCAAAAAGAAGGTCAAGGCAAATTACTGTGCTGAAAAAGGCATTGCCGAAGATGCGTTGACCGATGCGGACAATGCAGAAATCGACCGCCTCTCGCAGCCGGAATTCTTTGATGCAGACGACAACAAGGCTTGGGACAAGAATGTTCACCGCTGGTGCAAACCGGGTGGCGATGCCGACATCTATATCACGCACCTTTGCAATGAACGCTTAAAGTGGCGATTCCCCGACGAAGATTTCAAGTTCCCTGCTCACGAAACGAACGTGGGCAAGCGCATGTACAAGGAGCTGAACTGTATCCGCAACATGAACGTCGCGGGTTACTTGCTCATTGTGTGGGACTTCATTAACTGGTCTCGTGAACATGGCATTCCCGTGGGGCCGGGGCGTGGTTCTGCAGCAGGTTCCTTGGTCACTTACATCATCGGTATTACCGACATTGACCCGCTTACTTTCGACCTCCTTTTTGAACGATTCCTGAACCCGGAACGTGTGTCCATGCCGGATATCGATACGGACTTTGCTGACCGTGACCGCGGCCGCGTGATCCAGTACGTGACGGATAAGTACGGCAAGGAGTGCGTGGGCCAGATTATTACCTACGGCATGCTCAAGTCGAAGGCGGTGATTACGGACGTGGCCCGCGTGCTCGGGATTCCGCCTGCCGAAGCGAAGGCCATTACGAAGCTCTTCCCGCAGCGCACGTTGAACTTTAGCTTAAAGCAGGCCTGGACGGGTAAGGACAAGAAGGGCAATAACCTCGAAGATGGTTACAGCCCGGAACCGTTGCAGGCGATGATTGGCAGCCGCGCAAGCTACCAGAACCTTTGGGATGTCGCGAAGCGACTTGAAGATTTGCCGCGCCAGACGGGTGTGCATGCTTGCGGCGTGGTGATTACGCCGACCCCGATTTACAACCTTGCTCCACTTTACCGTGCCGCTCCGGAAGATACGCCGGTGGTGATGTACGATAAGCACTACGCCGAAGACATCGGACTTTTGAAGATGGACTTCCTTGGGCTTATCAACTTGTCCATCATTCAGGATACGGTGAAGATGGTCGAACAGAACCGCAACATCAAGCTTGTGATGAACAAAATTCCGATTGATGACAAGGCGACGTTCGAACTTTTGGGCAAGGGCCTTACGACGACGGTGTTCCAGTTCGAATCTCCGGGTATGCAGAAGTACCTGCGCGAACTGAAGCCGACCCGAATTTTTGACCTTATCGCTATGAACGCCCTGTACCGACCGGGGCCGATTGACCAGATTCCGCACTTCATTGCCCGTAAGAACGGCAAGGAAGAGATTGACTGCTACCATCCGGACTTGGAACAGGTGCTTGGCGAAACGTACGGCGTTATCGTGTACCAGGAACAGGTGATGAAGCTTGCCCAGATTCTGGGTGGCTACTCGCTGGGTGGCGCTGACAACATCCGCCGTATCATGGCTAAGAAGATGCCGGAAAAGATGGCGAAGCTCGAACCGGAATTCTTCCAGAAGTGCTTGGACAAGGGCTACGACAAGGCGATGATCCAGAAGGTCTGGGACGCCGTGCTTCCGTTCTGCGGATACGCATTTAACAAGAGTCATGCTGCTGCTTACGCTTACGTGGCTTACCAGACGGCGTACCTCAAGACGCATTACGGCCCGGAATACATGGCTGCCTCCATGACTTCCAAGATGGGTAAGACCGAAGATACGGTGACCATCATTCTGGAATGCAAGCGCCTGGGGATCCCGGTCTTGTCGCCGAATATCAACACGTCTTTGGGGGTATTCTCGGCGAACACGAAGGGCCAGATTCTTTACGGCCTCGCGGGTATCCGCAACGTGGGTATCGCTGTCGTCGAAGACGTGGTCGCGGAACGCGAACGCCGCGGCATCTACAAGGACATCTTTGATTTCTGCAAGCGCGTGGCGGAATACCAGGCGGCCCAGCCCGAAAAACGCCCGCCGCTCAACAAGAAGGTCCTGGAATGCTTGATCATGGCGGGCGCCTTGGATGATTTGCCGGGTAGCCGTGCCGTGCAATGTGCAACGGTGGACCGCGCTCTGGAAGTCGCCATGCGCAGCCAGGAGGACAAGGCCAAGGGCCAGGTCTCTCTGTTTGACTTGGGTGGCCCTGCCGCCATGCCGAATACGGCTGAAGTCTTGGAAGAAGCCGAAGAATGGACGGCGATGGAAATGCTCAACAAGGAACGCAGTGTACTTGGTTTGTTCCTCTCTGGGCATCCGCTTGATGAGTTCCGCCCGGAACTTACGGGCTTTACGAGCTGCTCGCTCTCGGAAGACGAAATCACCCGCTATGTGGGCGATACGGTTGTCGTGGGCGGTGTCGTTATCCGCATGCGCTCCATCGAAACAAAGCGCGGCGATACGATTGGCTCTGGCGCTATTCAGGATTTTCAGGGTGAAATCGAAATGTTCTTCAAGAAGGACGTCTGGGAACGCTTGCGCGATACGGTTTCTGTCGATGACCGCGTACTTGTGAAGGGTGTCTTGGAACAGCAGCGCGACCGCGACGGCTACCAGATTATCGTCGAAGAAGTCATACAGCTTGACCGTGTGCGTTGCGACATGGTGGATTACATCCATGCGAACTTCACCGTCGGGATGCTTACAGACGAGTTCCTGGACAAGCTGGAAGTCGAAATGAAGGCCAATTTGGCCGATGAATACTGCCATGGGTGCCAAATGGTGTTCCATTTGGAGGCAGATTCCGGATTTGAGCATGTCGTTGTTCTAAAAAAATATAAAGTTGTATATACTCAGGAATTGTTGCAGTGGCTTAAAACGGATTTAGGCGCTCTGAAGGTTTGGGTATCGAATCGTGCAAAACGCTAA